Proteins found in one Scardovia inopinata JCM 12537 genomic segment:
- a CDS encoding DUF6895 family protein: MRGLVGKIIQSNLPFFSYSSLVESGKVENIKILSEFFIYLLVTQDKSNKLLYSKNNPMNLHLAPSIDDSLYEQLLILQGVLFNNNSASLPDQELTRSQYDSLLPHERIQYLWILNQTKPENLAIKIKEALLESNASRQTDLYYYDFADLYYLTHSIFFACDFGKTDIHKFIGEKIIEKMIQNILADIVFALKLKHDDLCAELFICVASIKEHLRPRERELCQQLFEFFYHNRLVPFLSKPTVTFSKKTDAYHISLVLGMLGASYANNTRG; the protein is encoded by the coding sequence ATGAGAGGATTGGTGGGTAAAATTATCCAGAGTAACCTACCCTTCTTCTCATATTCCTCTCTTGTCGAATCTGGCAAGGTAGAGAATATAAAAATTCTCAGTGAATTCTTTATCTACTTATTGGTGACTCAGGATAAATCGAATAAATTACTTTATTCGAAAAACAACCCTATGAATCTGCACCTTGCGCCATCTATTGATGATTCTTTGTATGAACAACTTCTTATATTACAAGGCGTATTATTTAATAATAATAGTGCTTCACTACCCGACCAAGAATTGACACGTAGCCAATACGATTCATTATTACCACATGAAAGGATCCAGTACTTATGGATTCTAAACCAAACAAAGCCAGAAAATCTAGCAATAAAAATTAAAGAGGCACTCTTAGAAAGTAATGCCAGCAGACAGACAGACTTATACTATTATGACTTTGCCGATCTTTACTATTTGACCCATTCGATATTTTTTGCTTGTGATTTTGGGAAAACCGATATTCACAAATTCATAGGAGAAAAAATAATTGAGAAGATGATACAGAATATCTTGGCAGATATAGTGTTTGCTCTCAAACTGAAGCATGACGATTTATGCGCAGAATTATTTATCTGTGTTGCATCGATCAAAGAACACCTACGTCCAAGAGAGAGAGAACTATGTCAACAATTATTCGAATTTTTTTATCATAATCGTTTAGTTCCGTTTCTTTCTAAACCAACTGTCACCTTTAGTAAAAAAACAGATGCTTATCATATTTCATTAGTTCTCGGGATGTTGGGGGCCTCCTATGCTAACAACACAAGAGGTTGA